One genomic region from Anopheles bellator chromosome 2, idAnoBellAS_SP24_06.2, whole genome shotgun sequence encodes:
- the LOC131212296 gene encoding uncharacterized protein LOC131212296, with amino-acid sequence MCAWTVAGIYVIENGGKKSFIRLGAHHWTDAQDDGLWSSILEEYTVGLDGANSSAGPRESRVMQAAPKYIPTSSFYINKRIGEPLEVDGHQHPAPLHPNNRLPSPMGKVIATAGGAGALFGDNQLSGGNGGGGVSGATFTPMRQTFGGASPTELLTSPREVSETDLYLLGAIEKLVYRVDYMENRLRRAEQIIYFLMAGNNQKHEPCPQNFTQVHDRCYHFDIERGLNWKSASTMCKSYGAHLAEFETVAEFQDVVAYILNNPVNRGKDFWLGGLNPGLLWIWANSAKPVNPNTNLSSITSTTSRPPRTGHGTTTARPSTVTSGGAAGDSSPKQDTKIVNNASKHPTLEITGSGRCLRLAYNSGLYTYGYRGDDCSAQYSYVCELKDKSLDNEISRIAKELKLPELS; translated from the exons ATGTGCGCGTGGACCGTGGCAGGAATTTATGTGATTGAAAATGGTGGCAAAAAGTCATTCATCCGGCTCGGGGCGCACCACTGGACCGATGCGCAGGACGATGGCCTGTGGTCAAGCATTTTGGAGGAGTACACGGTCGG ATTGGACGGCGCCAACAGCAGTGCGGGTCCGAGGGAAAGTCGGGTAATGCAGGCCGCCCCAAAGTACATACCCACCTCCAGTTTCTACATCAACAAGCGCATCGGCGAACCGCTCGAGGTGGACGGACATCAGCATCCGGCGCCGCTGCACCCCAACAACCGGCTACCGTCGCCGATGGGGAAAGTGATCGCCACtgccggtggcgccggtgcCCTGTTCGGTGACAATCAGCTGAGCGGAggaaacggtggtggtggcgtgagTGGAGCCACCTTCACACCCATGCGCCAGACGTTCGGTGGGGCCAGCCCCACCGAGCTGCTGACTTCGCCCCGCGAAGTCTCCGAGACGGACCTGTATCTGCTCGGCGCGATCGAGAAGCTCGTCTACCGGGTGGACTACATGGAGAATCGGTTGAGGCGCGCCGAACAGATCATCTACTTTCTGATGGCGGGCAACAACCAGAAACACG AGCCGTGTCCGCAGAACTTTACGCAGGTGCACGATCGGTGCTATCACTTTGACATCGAGCGCGGCTTGAACTGGAAGTCGGCCAGCACGATGTGCAAATCGTACGGCGCGCACCTGGCCGAGTTCGAGACGGTGGCCGAGTTTCAGGACGTCGTCGCGTACATACTGAACAACCCGGTGAACCGCGGCAAGGACTTCTGGCTCGGTGGCCTCAACCCGGGCCTGCTGTGGATATGGGCGAACTCGGCCAAACCGGTCAACCCCAACACGAACCTGAGCTCCATCacgagcaccaccagccggccaccgaggaccgggcacggcacgaccACAGCACGTCCTTCCACTGTTACATCGGGCGGAGCTGCTGGTGACTCTTCGCCGAAGCAGGACACGAAGATTGTGAACAACGCGTCGAAGCATCCGACGCTGGAGATAACGGGCAGCGGACGGTGCCTGCGGTTGGCGTACAACTCGGGGCTCTACACTTACGGCTACCGCGGTGACGACTGTTCCGCGCAGTACAGTTACGTCTGCGAGCTGAAGGACAAATCGCTCGACAACGAAATCTCTCGAATAGCGAAGGAACTGAAGCTGCCGGAACTTTCGTAA
- the LOC131210274 gene encoding zinc transporter ZIP3 produces the protein MDVVTPGFSTEPEPPVGISRNVAKLLAIFALGAGSFLCGILPLFCMQRNQVRYPRLLSFLLCFGAGVLLATAIVHMLPEIRSSLGQYAEIVFCGGFFFMYSIDELLHACGIGSHDHGEGSAQAVRNRSSSRRYSVDSESDTASMASGGRSYGTNDVTESLLKNQQRSISESQLAPDQRVENAHLRSVLTSTSSSSLVAAARDRPPTTASEVQLTGVFGLLLALSLHSLLEGLAIGVQNSAAKVLLLLGAVSAHKFVVGFALGVELSTYGTRQRCSHILQVLTFSLGSVAGIGMGMGLDGLNEALTNVVMPVLQGLAGGTLLYVTVSEVLPRERRKRLHITKHVGPLQLVAVVLGFSLMSFLSLVLTDE, from the exons ATGGACGTTGTGACACCCGGTTTTTCGACGGAACCCGAGCCCCCGGTCGGCATCAGTCGCAATGTGGCCAAACTACTGGCCATCTTTGCGCTCGGTGCGGGCAGCTTTCTTTGCGGTATACTGCCCCTGTTCTGTATGCAGCGTAATCAGGTGCGCTATCCGCGGTTGCTGTCGTTCCTGCTCTGCTTCGGTGCGGGCGTCTTGCTGGCCACGGCCATTGTCCACATGCTGCCAGAGATTCGTTCGTCCCTGGGACAGTACGCAGAGATCGTGTTCTGCGGcggtttcttcttcatgtATTCGATCGACGAGCTGTTGCACGCCTGTGGCATTGGATCTCACGATCATGGAGAAGGAAGCGCCCAAGCGGTAAGGAACAGAAGCTCGTCGCGCAGGTACAGCGTCGATTCGGAATCGGACACAGCGAGTATGGCCAGTGGTGGTCGGAGCTACGGGACGAACGACGTAACGGAATCACTGCTGAAAAACCAACAAAG AAGTATCTCGGAAAGCCAGCTGGCGCCTGATCAGCGGGTGGAGAACGCCCACCTGCGATCAGTCCTTACATCCACGTCTAGTAGCAGCTTGGTGGCAGCGGCTCGTGACCGACCACCTACCACCGCGAGCGAGGTACAGTTGACGGGAGTTTTCGGATTGCTGCTAGCGCTTAGTCTCCACTCGCTATTGGAGGGCCTTGCGATCGGTGTACAGAATTCAGCCGCGAAAGTACTCCTGCTATTGGGTGCCGTCAGTGCGCACAAGTTCGTCGTAGGATTCGCGCTCGGTGTTGAGCTCTCTACGTACGGCACCCGGCAGCGCTGCTCGCACATTCTGCAGGTGTTGACGTTCtccctcggctcggtggccggcaTCGGTATGGGCATGGGGCTTGATGGGCTAAACGAAGCGTTGACCAACGTCGTCATGCCGGTCCTGCAAGGGCTAGCCGGTGGAACACTGCTGTACGTCACCGTTAGTGAAGTATTACCGCGGGAACGGCGAAAACGACTGCACATTACCAAGCACGTAGGGCCGTTGCAGCTCGTTGCGGTAGTCCTCGGGTTTTCGCTCATGTCCTTCCTCAGCCTTGTGCTGACCGACGAGTGA
- the LOC131210997 gene encoding tubulin polyglutamylase TTLL13-like: MINRHYNKPKLSVEPKCSSDEVDSNEETSSGTAESGTSSDTESEMDTTETSFSSKSVTECGAASGGQLSCQQQHPGQQQGLLRVHNRTYGVYCGGESASKNSKNLCHHHHHHHHHHHHHHGDDDSKKDANCCRGGLDRNARLVHRLKKAKKTLPISISILNCRYDIISRVCKRLGYRIVGESDLWNVCWTDSFVGVDFCRDMRRFQKVNHFPGMFEICRKDLLARNLNRMLKLFPIDYQIFPKTWCFPADLGDAIAYSRTHRSKTFILKPDQGSQGKGIFLTKNLKEISPKDRMICQVYITKPLLIDGYKFDLRVYTLITSTDPLRIFVYNEGLARFATYKYKEPCVTNASNNFMHLTNYSVNKYSRTFSNDDEAGSKRRFSTLNRILTAEGYDIAELWSNIDDVIVKTVMSAWPMLKHTYTASFPTHDIIQACFEILGFDILIDHKLKPYVLEVNHSPSFHTDEAIDKEIKEALIRDTFTMLNLNGEVKKRVLEEDKRRIQNRLLQRLRDCAKQTATAAPKEPGAAGPDNDEELYGEDGTGPWAEQINWEETHLGGYRRILPAPGDPNRYLQFFIAQSHASVYNETAASKRREECAKQQRIELEERFRLNQAILHKHNRKLQKTAGLCTGEDAAGAVGALAAKKKFRKRKIPKVTKKHDDYTPDQIADFEERERMALLGQRDFLIRTCGLVQSMYINFHRNKLLTDSDRRKYKETYAKLIANDHLQQSESSPQSIHTQSTIHSTSTVAGSAAAGYPSGSTTTTATTTCLPSLANPPNGSYHSLQHQPASGSAQPNQLQKLQIKSLVAINDVTSWMQCSEVPVPSRPPLPYLLATQPTNYRSTKSTMARQVTNVVKRHSLESRQYYTSDKII; the protein is encoded by the exons ATGATTAACCGCCATTACAACAAACCGAAGCTGAGCGTCGAGCCGAAATGCTCCAGCGACGAAGTGGACTCGAACGAGGAGACGTCGTCCGGCACGGCGGAATCGGGGACCAGCTCCGACACCGAGTCGGAGATGGACACCACCGAGACGTCGTTCTCGTCGAAAAGCGTCACAGAGTGCGGCGCTGCCAGCGGTGGCCAGTTGagctgccagcagcaacatccggGCCAGCAGCAAGGACTGCTGCGGGTGCACAATCGCACCTACGGGGTGTACTGTGGTGGCGAGTCGGCCTCGAAAAACTCCAAGAACCTctgccatcatcaccaccaccaccatcatcaccaccatcatcaccacggGGATGATGACAGTAAGAAGGATGCAAA TTGTTGTAGAGGTGGTCTCGACCGCAATGCGCGCCTTGTACATAGACTcaagaaggcgaagaaaac ACTACCGATCAGTATTTCCATACTCAACTGCCGCTACGACATCATCTCGCGGGTCTGCAAGCGGCTCGGCTACCGGATAGTCGGCGAGTCGGACCTGTGGAACGTCTGCTGGACCGATTCGTTCGTCGGGGTGGACTTTTGCCGGGACATGCGCCGCTTCCAGAAGGTGAACCACTTCCCGGGGATGTTCGAGATCTGCCGCAAGGATCTGCTGGCGCGCAATCTGAACCGCATGCTGAAGCTGTTCCCGATCGACTATCAGATCTTTCCGAAAACCTGGTGCTTCCCGGCGGA CTTGGGCGACGCGATCGCCTACAGCCGGACGCACCGTAGCAAAACGTTCATCCTCAAGCCGGACCAGGGCTCGCAGGGGAAAGGCATCTTCCTGACGAAGAACCTGAAGGAGATCAGCCCGAAGGATCGAATGATCTGCCAGGTGTACATCACGAAACCGCTGCTGATCGACGGCTACAAGTTTGATCTGCGCGTTTACACGCTGATCACGTCGACCGATCCACTGCGGATCTTCGTGTACAACGAGGGTCTGGCGAG GTTCGCCACGTACAAGTACAAGGAACCGTGCGTGACGAACGCATCGAACAACTTCATGCACCTGACGAACTACTCGGTCAACAAGTACAGCCGGACGTTCTCTAACGATGACGAGGCCGGCTCGAAGCGGCGTTTTTCCACGCTCAATCGCATCCTGACGGCGGAGGGGTACGACATCGCGGAGCTGTGGAGCAACATCGACGACGTGATCGTGAAAACGGTCATGAGCGCCTGGCCGATGCTGAAGCACACGTACACGGCCAGCTTCCCGACGCACGACATCATCCAGGCGTGCTTCGAGATCCTGGGCTTCGACATCCTCATCGACCACAAGCTGAAACCGTACGTGCTGGAGGTGAACCACTCGCCATCGTTCCACACCGACGAGGCGATCGACAAGGAGATCAAGGAGGCGCTCATCCGCGACACGTTCACGATGCTCAACCTAAACGGCGAGGTGAAGAAGCGCGTGCTGGAGGAAGACAAGCGGCGCATCCAGAACCGCTTGCTGCAGCGATTGCGGGACTGTGCGAAAcagacggcgacggcggccccgAAGGAACCGGGGGCGGCGGGACCGGACAATGACGAGGAGCTGTACGGTGAGGACGGTACGGGACCGTGGGCCGAGCAGATCAACTGGGAGGAAACGCATCTCGGCGGCTACCGGCGCATCCTGCCGGCTCCCGGGGACCCGAACCGCTACCTGCAGTTCTTCATCGCGCAAAGCCACGCCTCGGTGTACAACGAGACGGCGGCCAGCAAGCGGCGCGAAGAGTGTGCCAAACAGCAGCGCATCGAGCTGGAGGAGCGCTTCCGCCTGAACCAGGCCATACTGCACAAGCACAATCGGAAGCTTCAGAAAACCGCGGGGCTCTGCACGGGCGAGGATGCCGCTGGGGCAGTCGGGGCGCTCGCAGCCAAGAAAAAGTTCCGCAAGCGAAAGATACCGAAGGTGACGAAGAAACACGACGACTACACGCCGGACCAGATCGCTGACTTCGAGGAGCGCGAGCGGATGGCACTGCTTGGGCAGCGCGACTTCCTCATCCGGACCTGTGGCCTGGTGCAGAGC ATGTACATCAACTTCCACCGCAATAAGCTGCTGACGGACTCGGACCGGCGCAAGTACAAGGAAACGTACGCCAAGCTGATCGCCAACGATCACCTGCAGCAGTCGGAATCGTCGCCACAATCGATCCACACGCAGTCGACCAtccacagcaccagcaccgtggcCGGGTCGGCTGCCGCGGGCTACCCCAGCGGCAGTACTACCACGACGGCCACTACCACCTGCCTGCCAAGTCTTGCGAACCCGCCGAACGGTAGCTACCACTCCCTGCAGCACCAGCCGGCCTCGGGCAGTGCGCAACCAAATCAGCTGCAGAAACTGCAGATCAAAAGTCTGGTCGCCATCAACGACGTAACCTCGTGGATGCAGTGCAGCGAGGTGCCGGTCCCGAGCCGGCCGCCACTGCCCTATCTGCTGGCCACACAGCCGACCAACTACCGCAGCACCAAGTCGACTATGGCCCGCCAGGTGACGAACGTTGTGAAGCGCCACAGTCTCGAGTCGCGCCAGTACTACACTTCGGACAAAATCATCTAG